Proteins from a single region of Flavobacterium sp. K5-23:
- the yajC gene encoding preprotein translocase subunit YajC: MEQLTQFAPFLLMFVVIYFFMIRPQQKRAKNEKEFESALKVGDKIITKSGLHGKVSELADTTVVVETMSGKLKMERSAISLEMSATLAKK; encoded by the coding sequence ATGGAACAATTAACTCAATTTGCCCCTTTTTTATTAATGTTTGTCGTAATCTATTTTTTTATGATAAGACCACAACAAAAAAGAGCTAAAAACGAAAAAGAATTTGAAAGTGCTTTAAAAGTAGGTGATAAAATCATCACTAAAAGTGGTCTTCATGGAAAAGTTTCTGAGCTTGCTGATACTACAGTTGTAGTTGAAACAATGTCTGGAAAATTAAAAATGGAGCGTTCTGCAATTTCTTTGGAAATGAGTGCTACTTTAGCTAAAAAATAA
- the guaB gene encoding IMP dehydrogenase codes for MIAHNSKIIGEGLTYDDVLLVPNYSNVLPREVSIQSKFSRNITLNVPIVSAAMDTVTESAMAIAMAQEGGIGVLHKNMTIEQQAAKVRKVKRAESGMIIDPVTLPLTSTVADAKNAMKEYGIGGIPIVDENQKLKGIVTNRDLRFEKNNARPIVEVMTTENLVTVAEGTSLEQAEVVLQGHKIEKLPVVNKDYKLVGLITFRDITKLTQKPIANKDVYGRLRVAAAIGVTGDAVQRAEALVNAGVDAIIIDTAHGHTQGVVNTLKEVKAKFPQIDVIVGNIATPEAAKFLVENGADGVKVGIGPGSICTTRIVAGVGFPQFSAVLEVAAALKGTGVPVIADGGIRYTGDIPKAIAAGADCVMLGSLLAGTKESPGETIIFEGRKFKSYRGMGSVEAMQGGSKDRYFQDVEDDVKKLVPEGIVGRVPYKGELNESMLQFIGGLRAGMGYCGSKDIPTLQETGRFVRITASGINESHPHNVTITKESPNYSR; via the coding sequence ATGATAGCACACAACTCCAAGATTATCGGCGAAGGTTTAACTTACGATGATGTTTTATTAGTTCCTAACTACTCCAATGTACTTCCTCGAGAAGTGAGCATTCAATCAAAATTCTCAAGAAATATTACGCTTAACGTTCCTATTGTATCCGCAGCTATGGATACGGTTACAGAAAGTGCTATGGCTATTGCTATGGCTCAAGAAGGAGGAATAGGTGTTTTACATAAAAATATGACTATCGAACAACAAGCTGCTAAAGTACGTAAAGTGAAACGTGCCGAGTCAGGGATGATTATCGATCCAGTTACTTTACCGCTTACTTCTACAGTTGCAGATGCAAAAAACGCAATGAAAGAATACGGAATTGGTGGTATTCCAATTGTTGACGAAAACCAAAAGTTAAAAGGAATCGTTACTAATCGTGACTTGCGTTTTGAAAAAAACAACGCAAGACCTATTGTTGAAGTAATGACTACAGAAAACCTTGTTACTGTTGCCGAAGGAACTTCTTTGGAACAAGCAGAAGTGGTTTTACAAGGACATAAAATTGAAAAACTTCCAGTGGTAAACAAAGACTACAAATTAGTTGGTTTAATCACTTTTAGAGATATTACTAAATTAACTCAAAAACCTATTGCCAATAAAGATGTTTACGGACGTTTGCGTGTAGCAGCAGCTATTGGAGTTACTGGTGATGCAGTACAAAGAGCAGAAGCTTTAGTTAACGCTGGAGTAGATGCAATCATTATTGATACAGCTCACGGACATACACAAGGTGTTGTAAACACATTGAAAGAAGTAAAAGCTAAATTCCCTCAAATAGATGTTATCGTTGGAAATATTGCTACACCTGAAGCGGCTAAATTTTTAGTTGAAAATGGTGCTGATGGAGTAAAAGTAGGAATTGGACCTGGTTCAATTTGTACAACTCGAATTGTAGCTGGTGTTGGTTTCCCTCAGTTTTCTGCAGTTTTAGAAGTTGCTGCAGCCTTAAAAGGGACCGGAGTTCCAGTAATCGCTGATGGAGGAATACGTTACACAGGAGATATTCCTAAAGCAATTGCTGCAGGTGCTGATTGTGTGATGTTAGGATCTCTTCTTGCAGGTACAAAAGAATCTCCAGGAGAGACTATTATTTTCGAAGGAAGAAAATTCAAATCATACAGAGGAATGGGTTCTGTTGAAGCTATGCAAGGTGGTTCTAAAGACCGTTATTTCCAAGATGTTGAAGATGATGTTAAGAAACTAGTTCCAGAAGGAATTGTAGGTCGTGTGCCTTACAAAGGAGAATTAAACGAAAGTATGTTGCAATTCATTGGAGGACTTCGTGCTGGTATGGGATACTGTGGTTCAAAAGATATTCCAACTTTACAGGAAACGGGACGTTTTGTTCGTATTACTGCAAGCGGTATCAATGAAAGTCATCCTCATAACGTTACAATTACTAAAGAATCTCCTAATTATTCTAGATAA
- a CDS encoding hydroxymethylglutaryl-CoA lyase, with amino-acid sequence MEPIKIIECPRDAMQGIKPFIPTERKVAYIQSLLRVGFDSIDFGSFVSPKAIPQMQDTAEVLAQLDLSQTTSKLLAIIANTRGAEIASQHKEIQYLGFPFSISENFQMRNTHKTIAESLITLEEILEIADKTNKEVVAYLSMGFGNPYGDPWDVEIVGDWTEKLSNMGVKILSLSDTVGNSTPDVISYLFSNLIPKYPAIEFGAHLHTTPDKWFEKIDAAYKAGCRRYDGAIQGFGGCPMATDDLTGNMPTEKLLSYFTANKVKTNLNPLSFESAYNEASKLFGEFH; translated from the coding sequence ATGGAACCAATAAAAATTATAGAATGTCCGCGCGATGCCATGCAAGGTATAAAGCCTTTTATACCTACTGAAAGGAAAGTGGCTTATATTCAATCATTATTGAGGGTAGGGTTTGATTCTATTGATTTTGGGAGTTTTGTTTCTCCAAAAGCAATTCCTCAAATGCAGGATACTGCAGAGGTGTTAGCCCAATTAGACCTATCACAAACTACCAGTAAATTATTAGCTATTATTGCCAATACTAGAGGAGCTGAAATAGCTTCTCAACACAAGGAAATTCAATACTTAGGATTTCCATTCTCTATTTCAGAGAATTTCCAAATGCGAAATACTCATAAAACGATAGCGGAATCCTTAATTACTTTAGAGGAAATTCTTGAAATTGCTGATAAAACGAATAAAGAAGTTGTGGCTTACTTGTCTATGGGTTTTGGAAATCCCTATGGAGATCCTTGGGATGTTGAGATAGTAGGTGACTGGACTGAAAAATTATCTAATATGGGGGTTAAAATTCTGTCGCTGTCTGACACGGTAGGTAATTCAACTCCAGATGTGATAAGTTATTTATTTTCAAATTTAATTCCAAAATATCCAGCAATAGAATTTGGCGCTCATTTGCATACTACTCCTGATAAATGGTTTGAAAAAATTGATGCAGCTTATAAAGCAGGATGTCGTCGATATGATGGTGCAATACAGGGATTTGGTGGCTGTCCTATGGCTACAGATGATTTGACTGGAAATATGCCCACTGAAAAGCTATTGTCGTATTTTACGGCCAATAAAGTAAAAACAAACTTAAATCCACTAAGTTTTGAAAGCGCATATAACGAAGCTTCTAAATTGTTTGGAGAGTTTCATTAA
- the pepT gene encoding peptidase T gives MQHIIDRFISYVIIDTESDPNSDTTPSTAKQWDLANKLVEELKAIGMQDVTIDDKAYIMATLPSNVSHEVPTIGFISHFDTTPDFTGANVKPQIIPNYDGKDIVLNAEKNIILSPNYFKDLLQYKGQTLITTDGTTLLGADDKAGITEIVTAMEFLINNPEIKHGKIRVGFTPDEEIGRGAHHFDVDKFGADWAYTMDGSQVGELEYENFNAAGAKITFKGKSVHPGYAKGKMINSMLIANDFINALPKGENPQETKGYEGFFHVHHLTGSIEETVLELIIRDHSKKKFEKRKDLILKITRKINKQFAKQFGEDIVIAEINDQYYNMKEKVVPVKHIVDIAEKAMKELDIKPLIKPIRGGTDGCQLSYKGLPCPNIFAGGHNFHGKYEYVPVESMQKAVNVIVKIAELTSLPNFGLEKEKTKKK, from the coding sequence ATGCAACATATTATAGATCGTTTCATCAGTTATGTAATAATTGACACTGAATCAGATCCAAATTCAGATACTACACCCAGCACAGCAAAACAATGGGACTTAGCCAATAAATTAGTTGAGGAGTTAAAAGCTATTGGTATGCAAGACGTAACCATAGATGACAAAGCTTACATTATGGCTACTTTGCCAAGTAATGTATCTCATGAAGTACCTACAATTGGGTTTATTTCTCATTTTGACACTACTCCTGATTTTACTGGAGCAAATGTAAAGCCTCAAATTATCCCTAATTATGACGGAAAAGACATTGTACTAAATGCTGAAAAAAATATAATTTTATCGCCTAATTATTTCAAAGATCTGTTGCAATACAAAGGACAAACTTTGATTACAACTGACGGTACAACCTTACTAGGCGCAGACGATAAAGCAGGAATAACCGAAATTGTTACCGCAATGGAATTCCTTATCAATAATCCTGAAATTAAACACGGAAAAATTAGAGTTGGTTTCACACCAGATGAAGAAATTGGTCGTGGTGCACACCATTTTGATGTAGATAAATTTGGAGCTGATTGGGCTTATACAATGGACGGAAGTCAGGTAGGTGAATTAGAATATGAAAATTTTAATGCGGCTGGAGCCAAAATTACTTTCAAAGGAAAAAGTGTTCACCCTGGATACGCCAAAGGTAAAATGATTAACTCTATGTTAATTGCAAATGATTTTATCAATGCTTTACCAAAAGGGGAAAATCCACAAGAAACTAAAGGATATGAAGGATTTTTCCATGTTCACCATTTAACAGGAAGCATCGAAGAAACTGTTTTGGAATTAATCATCAGAGACCACAGCAAGAAAAAATTTGAAAAGCGCAAGGATTTAATCTTAAAAATAACTCGCAAAATCAACAAACAATTTGCGAAACAATTTGGAGAAGATATCGTAATTGCAGAAATAAACGATCAATATTACAATATGAAGGAAAAGGTTGTTCCTGTAAAACATATTGTTGACATCGCCGAAAAAGCAATGAAAGAATTAGACATTAAACCATTAATCAAACCTATTCGTGGGGGAACAGATGGTTGCCAATTGTCATACAAAGGATTGCCTTGCCCAAATATATTTGCGGGAGGACATAACTTCCACGGTAAATACGAATATGTTCCTGTAGAAAGTATGCAAAAAGCAGTTAATGTAATTGTTAAAATTGCTGAATTAACTTCCTTACCAAATTTTGGATTAGAAAAAGAAAAAACTAAAAAGAAATAA
- a CDS encoding DUF5723 family protein has product MSISATSQNKQILYNFTSVPQSLLTNPAADVNYKWYFGIPLLSGISANVGSSGFSAYDLFADNGVDINIKLRDVVLSTTRKDRLAINEQIEIFNAGFKIKGWENSSYVSFGMYQEFDFLAYTPSELIRLALDGNRDYLGKVFDLSDLSAKAEMLSVFHLGFNKKVNEKLILGIRGKIYSSIFNASSTRNSGYIYTVPSTNTFYEQKIYSNIQLNTSGLTNYTDDNSDAADDNLLGKTFFGGNLGLGIDAGLTYYPQKNIQFTASLIDLGFVRHSKEVANYTFIGTYNYEGINPNFNSGTTTSDAINDFKNAIPSETIHTKYTTWRPTKFNSSIQYSFDDADNADCNCDGTDTDYRNSVGAQLFVMSTPRTPLVAMTAYYKRNVFENLQIKATYTADSYSYKNIGLGLSTNLGKLNFYMLADNLLEYKDLSKANSLSFQFGFNIVLKDREDDN; this is encoded by the coding sequence ATGTCAATAAGTGCAACGTCTCAAAACAAACAAATTTTATACAACTTCACCTCAGTACCACAATCATTGTTGACTAATCCAGCTGCCGATGTTAATTATAAATGGTATTTTGGAATTCCTTTACTTTCCGGTATTTCGGCAAATGTAGGCTCGAGTGGTTTTTCGGCTTATGATTTATTTGCGGATAACGGTGTTGATATAAATATTAAATTAAGAGATGTTGTTCTTTCTACAACTCGCAAAGACAGGCTAGCAATTAACGAACAAATTGAAATATTTAATGCTGGATTCAAAATTAAAGGATGGGAAAACAGTTCTTATGTTTCTTTCGGGATGTACCAGGAATTTGATTTCTTGGCTTATACTCCTAGTGAATTAATTCGTTTAGCTCTTGACGGAAATAGAGATTATCTTGGGAAGGTTTTTGATTTGTCGGATTTAAGCGCTAAGGCCGAAATGCTTTCTGTTTTTCATCTCGGATTTAATAAGAAAGTAAATGAGAAACTGATTTTAGGCATAAGAGGGAAAATATATTCCAGCATTTTTAATGCCAGTTCAACCCGAAATTCTGGATATATTTATACCGTTCCTTCAACTAATACTTTCTATGAGCAAAAGATTTATTCGAATATTCAACTAAATACTTCTGGTTTAACTAATTACACAGATGATAATTCTGATGCCGCTGATGATAATCTTTTAGGTAAAACATTTTTTGGTGGAAATTTGGGACTTGGAATTGATGCTGGATTGACTTATTACCCACAAAAAAACATTCAGTTTACTGCAAGTCTCATTGATTTAGGATTTGTAAGACATTCTAAAGAAGTAGCGAATTATACTTTTATAGGGACATATAATTATGAGGGAATTAACCCTAATTTTAATTCGGGAACCACTACTTCTGACGCGATAAATGATTTTAAGAACGCTATTCCATCAGAAACAATCCATACTAAATATACTACCTGGAGACCAACGAAATTTAATTCCTCGATTCAGTACTCATTTGATGATGCTGATAATGCCGACTGTAATTGTGATGGAACAGACACCGATTATAGAAACTCTGTTGGGGCGCAATTGTTTGTTATGTCAACACCGAGAACGCCTTTGGTCGCTATGACAGCTTATTATAAAAGAAATGTTTTTGAGAACTTACAAATAAAAGCAACTTATACTGCTGACTCTTATTCGTATAAAAATATTGGACTTGGATTATCGACTAACTTAGGGAAGTTGAATTTTTATATGCTTGCTGATAATTTATTAGAATATAAAGATTTGTCAAAAGCAAATAGTCTTTCTTTTCAATTTGGTTTTAATATAGTCCTAAAAGATAGAGAGGACGATAATTAA
- a CDS encoding quinone-dependent dihydroorotate dehydrogenase, translated as MYKLLIRPLFFLFDPEKIHYFTFSLVRLTSKIPGFSAIYRSLYLVDDKRLETEVFGLKFKNPVGLAAGFDKDAKLYNELSNFGFGFIEIGTLTPKGQEGNPKKRLFRLKEDSAIINRMGFNNGGVQEAVERLKSNKGVLIGGNIGKNKLTPNEEATSDYEICFDALYDYVDYFVVNVSSPNTPNLRALQDKEPLTQLLQTLQNKNLAKPKQKPILLKIAPDLTDEQLLDIIDIIKETKIAGVIATNTTISREGLQSDNKNEMGGLSGKPLTKRSTEVIRFLSQKSNKAFPIIGVGGIHSADDAIEKLDAGASLVQLYTGFIYEGPALVKAINKKIADRL; from the coding sequence ATGTACAAACTACTAATACGTCCGCTTTTTTTTCTATTCGACCCAGAAAAAATACATTATTTCACCTTTTCTTTAGTTCGTTTAACTTCTAAAATACCTGGTTTTTCGGCTATTTATCGTTCATTATATTTAGTAGATGACAAAAGATTGGAAACAGAAGTCTTTGGATTGAAATTTAAAAACCCTGTTGGCCTAGCCGCTGGTTTTGATAAAGACGCCAAGTTGTATAATGAGTTGTCTAACTTTGGATTTGGTTTTATTGAAATAGGAACTTTGACTCCTAAGGGACAGGAAGGAAATCCTAAGAAACGATTATTTCGCCTTAAAGAAGATTCGGCTATTATTAATAGAATGGGGTTCAATAACGGGGGAGTTCAGGAAGCGGTAGAAAGACTTAAATCTAATAAAGGAGTTTTAATAGGAGGGAATATCGGTAAAAACAAATTAACTCCAAATGAAGAGGCGACTTCAGATTACGAAATATGTTTTGACGCTTTGTATGATTATGTGGATTATTTTGTGGTGAATGTGAGTTCTCCAAACACACCAAATCTACGTGCATTACAAGACAAAGAGCCTTTGACGCAATTGTTGCAAACATTGCAAAACAAGAATTTGGCTAAGCCAAAACAAAAGCCAATTCTGCTAAAAATTGCTCCTGATTTAACTGACGAACAATTGTTGGATATTATTGATATCATTAAAGAAACCAAAATTGCGGGTGTGATTGCCACAAACACAACCATATCTAGAGAAGGGTTACAATCCGATAATAAAAACGAAATGGGTGGTTTGTCAGGAAAGCCATTAACGAAACGTTCTACTGAAGTCATCCGTTTTTTATCTCAAAAAAGTAATAAAGCTTTCCCAATCATTGGAGTGGGAGGTATTCATTCTGCTGATGATGCCATTGAGAAATTAGATGCTGGAGCTAGTCTGGTTCAGTTGTATACCGGTTTTATCTATGAGGGTCCAGCCTTGGTGAAAGCAATTAACAAAAAAATAGCAGACCGTTTATAG
- a CDS encoding nuclear transport factor 2 family protein, whose protein sequence is MKKNVAFSKLSPALITILVVLFVGVSCNSPKKESKEMFDMTSAKKAIEEQNAVFIEAMNKGDSVTVANNYTIDAKFMQPNAKAAEGRNNIQHLMSNFMKSGMPVFDIKIVELWGNDETLTVEEQWTFSDKDGKIVDSGKALELWKMEDGKWKIHRDCYNSDMPMTMPMNMPKSH, encoded by the coding sequence ATGAAAAAAAATGTAGCTTTCAGTAAATTATCGCCTGCCTTAATTACCATTTTAGTAGTTTTATTTGTAGGAGTAAGTTGTAATTCCCCAAAAAAAGAGAGTAAAGAAATGTTTGACATGACTTCCGCCAAGAAAGCCATAGAAGAACAAAATGCAGTTTTTATAGAGGCTATGAACAAAGGGGATTCCGTAACTGTTGCAAATAACTATACCATAGACGCCAAGTTTATGCAACCCAATGCTAAAGCGGCAGAAGGAAGAAACAACATTCAACACCTTATGTCTAATTTTATGAAATCAGGAATGCCAGTTTTTGACATAAAAATTGTTGAGCTTTGGGGAAATGACGAAACTTTAACAGTAGAAGAGCAATGGACTTTCAGTGACAAAGACGGAAAAATAGTTGATAGCGGAAAAGCTCTTGAATTATGGAAAATGGAAGATGGAAAGTGGAAGATTCATAGAGATTGCTATAATTCGGATATGCCAATGACTATGCCCATGAATATGCCTAAAAGCCATTGA
- a CDS encoding YdeI family protein produces MESSTPKKHTWDKNNNWTEELNLLKEIIAQTELVETTKWGGPVYVLNGKNVIGVGGFKSYFGIWFYNGVFLNDEKKLLVNAQEGVTKSLRQWRFNAIEEVNEKDILAYIQEAIENEKAGKVIKPTTKKMVTAQELQQELDSNSTLAEAFKNFSLAKQREFHEYIEEAKREPTKFSRIEKIKPMILENIGLNDKYK; encoded by the coding sequence TTGGAATCTTCAACGCCTAAAAAACACACTTGGGACAAGAATAACAACTGGACAGAAGAATTAAATCTACTGAAAGAAATTATTGCCCAAACTGAACTTGTTGAAACTACAAAATGGGGAGGTCCAGTTTATGTTTTAAACGGTAAAAATGTAATAGGTGTTGGAGGATTTAAAAGTTATTTTGGAATTTGGTTCTATAATGGTGTTTTTCTTAACGATGAAAAAAAATTACTAGTCAATGCTCAAGAAGGAGTTACAAAATCCTTACGACAATGGCGTTTTAATGCTATCGAAGAAGTTAACGAGAAAGATATATTAGCTTATATTCAGGAAGCAATAGAAAATGAGAAAGCAGGTAAAGTCATTAAACCGACAACCAAGAAAATGGTTACTGCCCAAGAATTGCAACAAGAATTAGACAGCAATAGTACTTTGGCGGAAGCCTTTAAAAATTTCTCACTCGCAAAGCAACGGGAATTTCACGAATACATTGAAGAAGCAAAAAGAGAACCCACCAAATTCTCCAGAATTGAAAAAATAAAACCAATGATTCTTGAAAACATTGGTTTGAATGATAAGTACAAATAA